GATTAATTTAGAATGTGCTTATATCTACTGGAGCTTCGACCAAGCACCACCGGTCAATTCCGCTTTGGGGCCACCCCCGACTCTACCATTATTACAGGGGTTAAGTTTAAAACTTGAAATTATAGTgcatcaacatttttttttttaaaaaaaagacagtATTTCCAATTACTTAACAATGTTTCtacaataaaaatgaagtaacaatattattattatgagaaCACACAATCCAAAATACTAATAACAACAACTCATGAATTGGCTAACACATTTAGCCAGTTATTGTTAAGGAATGAATATTATGTGTTGTAATTTGTATACCAGAAAATACCCTGATGTTGAGATGCTTCATCTTTCTCCACATATTGACACTCATTAAAATCCCTCCATATTGCTTTGTAAAATGGAGTTGCATCAAATTGGTAGTATTCTCCTAGTAACGGCTTGATGGCCTTGGTTGCCTCGACAGCATGATAATGTGGTATACTTGAAAATAGATGATGTAGAACGTGTGTATCTACGATATGATGAAACACTTTATTTAGAACACCATAGTCTCTATCTACCGTAGCTAGAGCTCCTTTTAGCCAACTCCACTCTGATGAATCATAATGTGGCAATGAAGCATGAGTGTGATGTAGTAAAGTTATTAACACTATGAATCCATTCACAATTACAAGGGGTACTCCATAGATGCATATAACCCAAGTTAGGCCTTGTGTTAGAGCAACGcgatataataaataaatagttgCAATCACACCTGCATCTGAGATGTAAATTTGTATTCTCTCACGGTCATTGTAAATAGGGCTATATGGATCAAAATGACTTGCAAAACGATCATAAGGTCTACCGGCTATATTGATGGCATAGTATAAAGGTAAGCCAGCAGTGAGTGTGAAGACAATTAATAATAATCGTCCAAGCGGATTATTCACGTATAATTTAGTGTACCATTTTAGTTTGACTTCAAGTTTGGGCACATGATTTTCATCATGCTCAAGGGAATTAGTATTGGAGTGATGACGACGATGACTATATTTCCATGAGAAGTATGGTGTTAAAAGTGAAGAGTGGAGGATAAAACCGATAGTGTCATTTATCCATTGGTAATCACTAAAGGATTGGTGGCCACATTCATGGGCAATGACCCATAGTGCGGTGCAAACACATCCTTGAACGATCCAATAAATAGGCCATGCTAGGTATGAATAATACGGTTTTGGAAGGACGTGGAAGTAAGTGGAGGCGATGTAATAGAAAATGAAGACAAGTATGAGATCGTAAATAAGATAGGAAGAGGAGCGAACGAGAGAGCGTTGAAAGCAATGAGGAGGGATAGCCTTCTTGATATCACCAATTGTAAAAGGGGGCTTTGAACTTGGAACTCGATTTTTAGTTGTTGGATTATACATAGAATTACCACCACCTCCCATTTTTGCTTTTGATATATCCTAAATCTgcaacaattaaattaaatcatcatgcttcataattaaaattggtaaattttttattatgaaaagaaagaaattaatttaaataccTCAAAGTTCAAAACAGATCGATCTTTTTAATTACCTAAAAGTTGATATTTCAATCTCCTACCTTCTCTTGGTTTTTATAGACGTAGAAAACGAGACCCTAATGGTCTGGCCCTAAcccttcaactttttttttttaaaaataaaatgtagatGTAGTATTGTTATTTCATCTgaatttagtatttttaatataaaaaataaacttatacgtaaaaattcatgattaatattttaacaaactaTAATTCTAGATCTGTCACCGTCCTGGTTGATTGATTTGGCGAATACTTTAATTTGTTCAAACATGTTAGATTTGATATCCTAAAAGTAAACAAAGGTGGGCATAAAATTATATTGGCAGTAATTGCATGTTCGTTGGGTAAAtgaatcattattttattattaatagacTAGTAGTATCTCATAGT
This portion of the Solanum pennellii chromosome 12, SPENNV200 genome encodes:
- the LOC107005224 gene encoding delta(12)-fatty-acid desaturase FAD2-like, giving the protein MGGGGNSMYNPTTKNRVPSSKPPFTIGDIKKAIPPHCFQRSLVRSSSYLIYDLILVFIFYYIASTYFHVLPKPYYSYLAWPIYWIVQGCVCTALWVIAHECGHQSFSDYQWINDTIGFILHSSLLTPYFSWKYSHRRHHSNTNSLEHDENHVPKLEVKLKWYTKLYVNNPLGRLLLIVFTLTAGLPLYYAINIAGRPYDRFASHFDPYSPIYNDRERIQIYISDAGVIATIYLLYRVALTQGLTWVICIYGVPLVIVNGFIVLITLLHHTHASLPHYDSSEWSWLKGALATVDRDYGVLNKVFHHIVDTHVLHHLFSSIPHYHAVEATKAIKPLLGEYYQFDATPFYKAIWRDFNECQYVEKDEASQHQGIFWYTNYNT